GCCCTCAAAGCCGCCCGCCTCTACGCCCCCAATCTCATCCTCCTCGACGTCATGCTCCCCGAGGTGGACGGCCTCGAAGTCTGCAAACTCCTCCGCCGCGACCCCGCCACCGCCGGCGTCCCCATCATCATGCTCACCGCCAGGGCCGCCGAAATCGACCGCGTCCTCGGCCTCGAACTCGGTGCCGACGATTACGTCACCAAACCCTTCAGCCCCCGCGAACTCGTCCTCCGCGTCCGTAAACTCCTCGAACGCCGCACCCAGTCCGCCGAACGCCCCGAACGCCTCCAGACCGGCGACCTCGCCGTCGATATCCCCCGCCACCTCGTCACCGTCGGCGGCAAACGCATCGACCTCACCGCCACCGAGTTCAAACTCCTCACCACCCTCATGGAACGTCGCGGCCGCGTGCAGTCCCGCGAACAGCTCCTCCAGGACGTCTGGGAATACGACAACATCATCGACACCCGCACCGTCGATACCCACATGCGCCGCCTCCGCGAAAAACTCGGCCGCGCCGCCCGCCACCTCGATACCGTCCGCGGCGTCGGGTACCGCTTCGCCGAGGACTGATCCCGGCCTTCCCGACGCTTCCATGTGGACCGCGGTCGCCCTCGCCCTGGCCGCCGCCCTCGTCGCCAGCCATGCCTGGTGGGGGTGGCGATGGCACCGCGCCCGGCTCCGCTTCGATCGCGACGCCGCCCGCGCCCGCGAACTTGAACGCCATCTCCGCGACGAACTCGAACGCGACCGCGCCGGCCAGACCGCCGCCTTCAATTGCATGGTCGAAGGCCTCCTCGTCCTCGGCCCCGATGCCCGCGTCCAGTGGATCAACCGCCCCCTCCAACAGATCTTCGCCCTCCCCGACGACATGCGCGGACGCACCCTCATCGAGGCCCTCCGCCGCCATGAACTCGAGGAACTCGCCCAGCGCGCCCGCCTCGAAGGCCAGGCCCTCGGCTACGAACTCGAACTCCACGGCCCCCATCCCCGCATCCTCCAGGTCAACGCCACCACCTCCGGCAACGGCGACCCGCGTCATCGCCTCGTCATCCTCGTCTTCCACGACGTCACCCGCCTCAAGGAACTCGAAAGCACCCGCCGCGAATTCGTCGCCAACGTCTCCCACGAACTCCGCACCCCCCTCGCCCTCATCAAGGGCTACGTCGAAACCCTCATCGACGGCGCCCGACACGATCCCGAAGTCGCCCTCCGCTTCCTCCAGACCATCGAGAAACACACCAACCGTCTCACCTTCCTCATCGAGGATCTCCTCACCATCTCCCAGCTCGAAGCCGGCCAGGTCGTCATGAACCGCCAGGCCGGCGAACTCCATCCCCTCGTCGCCCGCGTCTTCGAAGACTTCACCGCCCGGGCCGCCGACCGCCAGGTCCAGCTCGTCAATGCCGTCCCGGAGGACCTCTCGCTGCGCGTGGACTTCGACCGCCTTCAGCAGGTCCTCTTCAACCTCATCGACAACGCCATCAAATACGGTCGCGCCGGCGGACGCGTCACGGTCGGCGCCCAAACCAATCCCCGCGCCGCCCGCGCCGAACTGTGGGTGGCCGACGACGGACCCGGCATCCCCCGCGAAGCCCTCGACCGCGTCTTCGAACGCTTCTACCGCGTCGATGCCGCGCGTTCCCGCGAACAGGGCGGCACCGGACTCGGCCTCTCCATCGTGAAGCACATCGTCCAGGCCCATGGCGGTGAAGTCCGTGCTGAAAGCGAATCCGGCAAGGGCGCCACCTTCCGCCTCACCCTCCCCTGGGACCCCCCACCGCCCAATCCCCCCATACCCTGACCCCACTGCGCCCCCCTTTTAGCCATTCGCCATTCCCGAATCGCCAGAACCCCTGTCCGAGGAAGTGGTGGAGCCGAGGGGAGTCGAACCCCTGACCTTCTCATTGCGAACGAGACGCTCTACCAACTGAGCTACGACCCCGACCGCGGACGCCGGAAAAACTGCGAGACCCGCCTGCCATTGGCAAGCCCGGAAGAGCCACGGAATTCCCCCGTCAGTTCTTAATCACGGCGGCTTCCCCCGGGCCTTCCGTCGCCACACCAGCACGGGGTTCAGGTGTCCCCGCGTGCCCATCCCCAGGCGCTCCGCGATCCTGCCCGCCGTCATCCTCCTCTCCGCCCGCAACCGCGCCGCCGTCGCCCAGTTGGCCGTTGTCCGATGCCCCACCGGCGCGCAAGGTACCCTCATGGACTCCAGCCCAACGCCTTCTCCCGGCCCGAGATCAGCTGCGGCTCCGGACGATGACGTCGCCTGGGCCCGCCGCGTCAATGGACGGTGGCTCGTTCACCATGGTCTCCGGGAGGATGCCGAGGCCTATCTCGATCACCTCGCCAGGGAAGCCCCCGACAGACTGCTCCGTTCCTGCCGTCGCGCCCGCGCCATGGGACGCCAATGCCCCCCCGGCACCGACCCCAAACCGTGGTTCTACGGAGGCCTGTTCAGTCTCGCCACCGAGGAGGAGGCCAGTCGATTCCTGGCCGGTCACTGGTTCACCCTGTGTACCGTCCCGTCGGTCCATGAACCCGCCAAGGCAGCGGCCAACGTCCCGCCCGGCGAAGTGTCCGACGGCACGCGGGACACCCTTCGATCCGTCCGCGAAGCCATCGCCGCATTGACCCTGAGCGGGGAATAGGGACCGCAAACGCCGGCCGAAGCGTGCCTCTCAGATCCGCGTGTCTCGTCGTCTCCCTCCGCCTCACCCCCATCGGACTCCCGATCACGAGAAGTCGTGCCGGATCCGCACCAATCGCACCCCGGCTCCCGTCACCATCAGCGTGTCCCACCAGTCCGCCCCCTGGTATCGGTACCGCACCTGCACCCCGCGGACCGCCCCGGATTCCAGCAACGCCCGCGCCTCCTCCAGCGTCAGGCGCCCTTCCTCGACCATCCGCCGGTCGGCGAACTTCGGAATCACCTCGACGATCTCCGCGCATTGGGACAAATCCCGGAACAGCCTGCCCAGCGTCTCCGAATCCAGCACCGCCTGATTCAACTCGGGCAACGGCCCCTCGTCGCCATCCCCCGTTCCTGTCCCCGTCCCCGCGCCCGATCCTCCACTCACGGGGCCGCTCCCCCCGGAATCCCGGTCAACAGCCCCGAACCCGGCCCCGCCGTGACACCCAGCAGAAATGGATACGCCTCCAGCCCGGCGTCCGGCACATGGCACTGCGTGCAGGCCTGCCGTTCCGGGTGCGGCGTCCTCAACGCAAACGCGCCGAACGGCCCGTGGCAGCTCATGCAATCCTCCCGCATGCGGGTCGGGTGCGGAATCGTCGGGGGCGCCTCCGGCCAGGCCCGCGTGCCGCGGCGCGGGGCCGATGCCCCGATGAACCCGTTCCCGGCCAGCGGCTCGTCCATCGCCGCCATCGGAAACGCCATCCCCAGGCCGGCCTCCGAAACGTGGCATTGCGTGCAGTTCGGATACACGGGGTGGCTCATCCGCGAGGCAAACCGATCCTTCACCGCCATCCCTTCCCCGTGGCACGCCAGGCAGGCCGTCACCGAGTCCTGCACAATCGGATGCGGCACCGTCGGTGGCGCCCCGTCGAAGGCCCGTCGCGCCGCCCGATCCCGGCGCGCCCGTTCCCGGTCGGCCTCGGAAACCGCCTGCACGTCGGCCGGCTCGAACGACGGTTGCACCAGGCGCGCCAGGTGGCTTTCCCATCCCGCATTCGGCCCGTCCCGCAACCAGTCCTGCCGGGAATACGCCACGGCCACCGGTGCCTGCGGTTCGCCCGCCCCTTCCGGCCGGACCGCGTCCGCCGTCGAAAACGTCGCCGGTTCCCCGCGGTTCAACGCCGATCCGGTCTGCCTCAACCCCATGAAATACCCGCTCACCGCCGCCGTCACCAGCACCGCCCCGACCACCCACGTCCCCTTCCGCAGGTGCCCGTAGCGGGAAGGTTGATCCGGCGCACTCATCCCGCCGCCCTCCCCTCGCGCGACACCGACACGCCCGCGGCCTTCACAGCGTCACCTCCCGCGCACGCCGGGCCTCGGCGACACTGCCGCGGACCACCTGCGCCGCGCACTTCTTGTAATCCGGCTCGCGCGAAATCGGGTCGGGCTCGCCCAGCGTGAGATCGTTGCAGAGCAGCCGTTCGTCGAAGAAGGGAATGAACAGCGACCCCCGCGGCACATGCCCGCGGCCCCCCACCCACACGGGCAACGCCAGGGCCCCGCGCCGGGTCTGAATCGTCACGGTCTCCCCGTTGCGAATCTCACGCACCGCTGCGTCCTCCGCGTTCATCTCGACGTACGCATGCGGCATCGCCGCGTGAAGCTGCGGAATCCGCCGCGTCATGCTGCCCGTGTGCCAGTGCTCCAACACCCGCCCCGTGCACAGCCAGAACGGATACTCGGCGTCCGGTTCCTCGGCCGCCCGCTCGTACGGCGCGTACCAGATCAGCGCCCGGTCATCCCCCGTCACCGAATGGTAAAACTGTACCTCCCGCCCCTTCTCCACATAGGGATCGTCGAACTCGGAGAACCGGAACTTCGTTTCCCGCCATGTCCCGTCCTCCTGCTCCACCACCGGCCAGCGCAGTCCCCGCGCCTTCACGTACTCCTCATAAGGCGCCAGGTCCTTGTGCTTGTACCGCGTGAACACGCGGTACTCCTCGAACAGCGCGCGATCGACGTTCACGTCGTAGTACCGTTCCCACTCCCACACGGGCACCTCGTGCCCCTGATCGTCCAGCACCTGGAACAGATACCGCCCGTCCTTGTCCTTCATCCCCGGATGCCCCAGGTCGTGCAGCCGCCGCGCCACGGCCAGCGTCTGCCAGCAGTCGTCCCTCGCCTCCCCCGGCGGTTTCACCATCCGGAACCACTGCTGCGTCCGCCGTTCCGAGTTGCCGTACATGCCGTTCTTCTCGACCCACATCGCCGACGGCAGCACCAGGT
This DNA window, taken from Verrucomicrobiia bacterium, encodes the following:
- a CDS encoding response regulator transcription factor is translated as MPKILVVDDEPDAVELISFNLKGAGFEVVAAADGAEALKAARLYAPNLILLDVMLPEVDGLEVCKLLRRDPATAGVPIIMLTARAAEIDRVLGLELGADDYVTKPFSPRELVLRVRKLLERRTQSAERPERLQTGDLAVDIPRHLVTVGGKRIDLTATEFKLLTTLMERRGRVQSREQLLQDVWEYDNIIDTRTVDTHMRRLREKLGRAARHLDTVRGVGYRFAED
- a CDS encoding PAS domain-containing protein, whose translation is MWTAVALALAAALVASHAWWGWRWHRARLRFDRDAARARELERHLRDELERDRAGQTAAFNCMVEGLLVLGPDARVQWINRPLQQIFALPDDMRGRTLIEALRRHELEELAQRARLEGQALGYELELHGPHPRILQVNATTSGNGDPRHRLVILVFHDVTRLKELESTRREFVANVSHELRTPLALIKGYVETLIDGARHDPEVALRFLQTIEKHTNRLTFLIEDLLTISQLEAGQVVMNRQAGELHPLVARVFEDFTARAADRQVQLVNAVPEDLSLRVDFDRLQQVLFNLIDNAIKYGRAGGRVTVGAQTNPRAARAELWVADDGPGIPREALDRVFERFYRVDAARSREQGGTGLGLSIVKHIVQAHGGEVRAESESGKGATFRLTLPWDPPPPNPPIP